One Scophthalmus maximus strain ysfricsl-2021 chromosome 9, ASM2237912v1, whole genome shotgun sequence genomic region harbors:
- the med12 gene encoding mediator of RNA polymerase II transcription subunit 12 isoform X1: protein MAAFGILSYEHRPLKRPRLGPPDVYPQDPKQKEDELTALNVKQGFNNQPAVSGDEHGSAKNVNFNPSKISSNFSSIIAEKLRYNTFPDTGKRKPQVNQKDNFWLVTARSQSSINNWFTDLAGTKPLTQLAKKVPIFSKKEEVFGYLAKYSVPVMRSAWMIKMTCAYHAAITETKVKKRHVIDPCIEWTQIITKYLWEQLQKVAEFYRQFPSQGCSSPLPATPADVETAMKQWEYNEKLAMFMFQDGMLDRHEFLTWVLECFEKVRPGEDELLRLLLPLLLQYSGEFVQSAYLSRRLAYFCTRRLNLLLSDGSLGPSTGGHPAHGILAQQGNALPPTPTSQPAGGNQPQTPFTDFYICPQHRPLVFGLSCMLQSIVLCCPSALVWHYSLTDSRNKTGSPLDLLPIATSNLPMPGGNTAFTQQVRTKLREIEEQIKERGQAVEFRWSFDKCQETTAGFTIGRVLHTLEVLDNHSFEKSDFNNSLDSLYNRIFGSGQSKDGHEMSPDDDAVVTLLCEWAVCCKRSGRHRAMVVAKLLEKRQAEIEAERCGESEVVDEKGSVSSGSLSAATLPVFQDVLLQFLDTQAPTLTEPGNESERVEFSNLVLLFCELIRHDVFSHNIYMCTLISRGDLASDSHLPRPRSPSDEPSDDSERKEQEAGSSVKMEDAGLSESMEIDHNSSANFDEMFSPPMHCESKGSPSPEKQAPEQDSKAGCKDKGMDPAFPQLYEQPRHIQYATHFPIPQEESASHECNQRLVVLYGVGKLRDEARHTIKKITKDILKVLNRKSTAETGGEEGQKRKRSKPEAFPTAEDIFSKFQHLSHFDQHQVTSQVSRNVLEQITSFALGMSYHLPLVQHIQFIFDLMEYSLNISGLIDFAIQLLNELSLVEAELLLKSSSLVGSYTTSLCLCIVAVLRRYHSCLILNPEQTAQVFDGLRIVVKSGVNPADCSSAERCILAYLYDLYTSCSHLKNKFGEIFSEFCSKVKNSIYCNIDPSDSNMLWDPVFMMEAIANPSAHNFNHSMVGKILNDSPANRYSFVCNVLMDVCVDHRDPERVNDIGILCAELTAYCRSLSAEWLGILKALCCSSNNGNCGFNDLLCNVDVSDLSFHDSLATFVAILIARQCLLLEDLVRCVAIPSLLNAACSEQDSEPGARLTCRILLHLFKTPQRNPVPQDGVKSDKSSVGIRSSCDRHLLAASQNSIVVGAVFAVLKAVFMLGDAELRGSVLLQPAGLDDISEGRNVSIETASLDVYAKYVLKTICQQEWVGERCLKSLSEDSSALQDPVLVNIQAQRLLQLICYPHRQLDSDDGDNPQRQRIKRILQNMDQWTMRQSSLELQLMIKQSTNNELYSLLENIAKATIEVFQKSAEMNSSNPSGNGAAVQGGSASNNSSTTSKMKPILSSSERSGVWLVAPLIAKLPTSVQGHVLKAAGEELEKGQHLGSSSRKERDRQKQKSMSLLSQQPFLSLVLTCLKGQDEQREGLLTSLYSQVQQIVTNWREDQYQDDCKAKQMMHEALKLRLNLVGGMFDTVQRSTQQTTEWAVLLLDIISSGTVDMQSNNELFTTVLDMLSVLINGTLAADMSSISQGSMEENKRAYMNLVKKLRKELGDRQSESLEKVRQLLPLPKQTRDVITCEPQGSLIDTKGNKIAGFEKEGLQVSTKQKISPWDVFEGLKHSAPLSWGWFGTVRVDRKVTKFEEQQRFLLYHTHLKPKPRSYYLEPLPLPPEEEEPLTPVSQEPEKKMMEAVKPEKNVPAVPTDSNKKKSNKKKKTAAPKTEDYGNRTQGGVSYGTNMAPELMQNHPYGRLQYSQQAMSMYTQNQPLPPGGPGLEPPYRPARNPQMNKMPARASYPGMMPSMQGSMPGMMGMDKQYQMGYKPQNSMQQSQILRHQLQVRLNQSMIGQQMRQITPNQPYTPMQASQNISQGYTTYGSHMGMQQHPPQGGGIVPSSYGNQNFQGAHPGANPAVVDPLRQMQQRPSGYVHQQAPGYAHSMQNAQRFAHQPLQQNPIMHGLGHMGGQGVHLGLRPNQMLAEQQQQQQQQQQQAAQQQQQYLRQQALRQQAQQVQQQQQQQQQQQVQQQQQQQQQQQQQQQQQQQQQQVQPQQVPPQQQVPQQQQQQQQQVPAVQPPGQAQNQGLGMQPLPPQQFPRQGMQQTQQQQQTAALVRQLQQQLSNTQPGQGTNSYY, encoded by the exons ATGGCTGCTTTCGGGATCCTGAGTTACGAGCACCGGCCATTGAAGCGGCCTCGCCTCGGCCCTCCGGACGTTTATCCTCAGGATCCGAAACAAAAAGAG GATGAGTTGACTGCACTGAATGTGAAGCAAGGATTCAACAACCAGCCAGCTGTGTCTGGTGATGAGCACGGCAGTGCCAAGAATGTCAACTTCAACCCCTCCAAG ATCAGTTCCAACTTCAGCAGCATCATCGCAGAGAAGCTGCGTTACAACACGTTCCCAGACACGGGGAAGCGTAAGCCACAGGTCAACCAGAAGGATAATTTCTGGCTTGTCACGGCGAGGTCCCAGAGCTCCATCAATAACTGGTTCACGGATTTAGCTGGGACTAAACCCCTAACACAGCTGGCTAAAAAG GTTCCCATCTTTAGCAAAAAGGAGGAGGTTTTTGGATACTTGGCCAAGTACTCAGTCCCTGTCATGCGTTCAGCATGGATGATCAAGATGACCTGTGCGTATCATGCAGCCATCACAGAAACTAAAGTCAAGAAGAGGCATGTCATTGATCCCTGTATAG aatgGACCCAGATCATTACTAAGTACCTGTGGGAGCAGCTTCAGAAGGTGGCCGAGTTTTACAGACAGTTTCCCAGTCAAGGTTGTAGCTCACCCCTGCCGGCCACTCCTGCTGACGTGGAGACGGCCATGAAGCAGTGGGAATACAACGAGAAGCTCGCAATGTTCATGTTTCAG gATGGCATGTTAGACAGACATGAGTTTCTGACGTGGGTGCTGGAGTGCTTTGAGAAGGTTCGACCTGGTGAAGATGAGCTTCTcagactcctcctcccccttttacTACAG TACTCAGGGGAATTTGTACAGTCGGCTTACTTGTCACGGAGACTGGCTTACTTCTGCACACGCCGCCTCAACCTGTTGCTAAGCGACGGGAGCCTAGGCCCCAGCACAGGAGGACATCCAGCACATGGCATCTTGGCGCAGCAAGGTAACGCCCTTCCCCCAACCCCGACCTCCCAGCCAGCAGGAGGGAACCAGCCCCAGACGCCCTTCACAGATTTCTACATCTGCCCTCAGCACAGGCCTCTGGTGTTTGGCCTCAGCTGCATGTTACAG AGCATAGTGTTGTGCTGTCCCAGTGCCCTGGTGTGGCATTACTCTCTAACAGACAGCAGAAACAAGACCGGCTCCCCTCTGGACCTCCTGCCCATTGCCACATCCAACTTACCAATGCCAGGAGGCAACACAGCCTTTACACAGCAG GTCCGTACAAAGCTGAGAGAAATCGAGGAGCAAATTAAGGAGCGAGGCCAGGCGGTGGAGTTCAGGTGGTCATTTGATAAGTGCCAGGAGACCACAGCGG GGTTCACCATCGGAAGGGTTCTTCACACTCTGGAGGTTTTAGACAACCACAGCTTTGAGAAGTCTGACTTTAACAACTCACTGGATTCGTTGTACAACAGGATTTTTGGGTCCGGCCAGAGTAAAGATGGCCATGAA ATGTCCCCAGATGATGACGCCGTGGTGACCTTGCTTTGTGAATGGGCGGTGTGCTGTAAGCGCTCTGGCCGACACAGGGCCATGGTGGTGGCCAAGCTGCTGGAGAAGAGGCAGGCAGAAATAGAAGCAGAG aggtgTGGTGAGTCGGAGGTAGTGGATGAGAAAGGCTCTGTGTCATCCGGCTCCCTCTCAGCTGCCACTCTACCAGTCTTTCAGGATGTTCTGCTGCAGTTCCTTGATACTCAGGCCCCCACACTGA CGGAGCCGGGGAATGAAAGTGAACGAGTGGAGTTCTCCAACCTGGTGCTCCTGTTCTGTGAGCTCATCCGTCACGACGTCTTTTCCCACAACATCTACATGTGCACACTCATTTCCCGCGGTGACCTGGCATCTGACTCCCACCTACCGCGCCCACGATCCCCCAGCGATGAGCCCTCGGATGACTCAGAGCGCAAGGAGCAAGAGGCAGGCAGCAGTGTCAAGATGGAG GATGCAGGCCTTTCGGAGTCGATGGAAATCGACCACAACTCGAGTGCTAATTTTGATGAG ATGTTCTCTCCTCCGATGCACTGCGAGTCTAAGGGCAGCCCGTCTCCAGAGAAGCAAGCTCCGGAGCAGGACAGCAAGGCCGGCTGTAAAGACAAGGGCATGGACCCGGCATTCCCTCAACTGTACGAGCAACCCCGGCACATTCAGTACGCCACGCACTTCCCCATTCCTCAG GAGGAAAGCGCCAGCCACGAGTGCAACCAGCGGTTAGTGGTCCTGTATGGTGTGGGAAAACTGAGAGATGAAGCTCGACACACCATTAAGAAAATCACCAAAGACATCTTGAAGGTTCTCAACCGCAAAAGCACAGCAGAGACCG gaggggaggaaggacaaaagaggaagagaagtaaGCCGGAGGCTTTTCCAACTGCAGAGGATATCTTCTCCAAATTCCAGCACCTCTCCCACTTTGACCAGCATCAGGTCACCTCGCAG gtgtcCAGAAATGTGCTGGAACAGATCACCAGCTTTGCCTTAGGGATGTCTTATCACCTGCCTCTAGTCCAGCACATCCAGTTCATCTTTGACCTCATGGAGTACTCCCTCAACATTAGTGGCCTCATAGACTTTGCTATTCAG cttCTGAATGAGTTGAGTCTGGTGGAagccgagctgctgctgaagtcgTCCAGCCTGGTGGGCAGCTACACAACCAGCCTCTGTCTGTGTATTGTCGCTGTGCTGAGGAGGTACCACTCCTGCCTCATTCTCAATCCTGAGCAGACAGCGCAAGTTTTTGATGG GTTACGCATTGTGGTGAAATCAGGCGTGAACCCAGCAGACTGTTCGTCTGCTGAGCGCTGCATCTTGGCCTACCTGTATGATCTCTACACCTCCTGCAGTCACCTCAAAAACAAGTTTGGTGAGATCTTCAG TGAGTTCTGCTCCAAAGTGAAGAACTCCATCTACTGCAACATCGACCCGTCAGACTCCAACATGCTTTGGGATCCCGTGTTCATGATGGAGGCCATCGCCAACCCGTCGGCCCACAACTTCAACCACTCCATGGTGGGCAAGATCCTCAACGACAGCCCGGCCAACCGCTACAGTTTCGTCTGTAATGTGCtcatggatgtgtgtgtggaccacCGAGACCCTGAGAG GGTGAACGATATCGGGATCCTCTGTGCGGAGCTGACGGCTTATTGCCGCTCCCTGAGTGCCGAGTGGCTCGGTATCCTCAAggctctctgctgctcctctaaCAACGGCAACTGCGGCTTCAATGATTTGCTGTGTAACGTAGAT GTTAGCGATTTGTCCTTTCACGATTCCCTGGCAACCTTTGTAGCAATTCTCATTGCTAGACAGTGCCTACTCCTAGAAGACCTGGTTCGCTGTGTGGccattccctccctcctcaaTGCAG CCTGCAGTGAGCAGGACTCTGAGCCAGGAGCCAGACTCACCTGCAGGATTCTGTTGCACCTTTTCAAGACGCCACAGCGCAACCCTGTACCCCAAGATGGTGTGAAGTCAG ATAAATCCTCAGTTGGTATTCGGTCGTCCTGTGATCGCCACCTTCTTGCTGCCTCTCAGAACAGcattgttgttggagcagtatTTGCTGTCCTAAAAGCTGTCTTCATGCTGG GTGATGCTGAGCTAAGAGGCTCGGTACTGTTGCAGCCTGCTGGCCTTGATGACATATCTGAAGGACGCAATGTCTCTATAGAAACTGCCAGCTTGGATGTTTATGCAAAGTATGTTCTGAAGACCATCTGCCAGCAG GAGTGGGTGGGAGAGCGCTGCCTGAAATCTCTGTCTGAAGACAGCAGTGCCCTCCAGGACCCAGTGCTGGTGAACATTCAGGCCCAgcggctgctgcagctcattTGCTATCCTCATCGCCAGCTGGACAGCGATGATGGCGACAACCCGCAGAGACAGCGCATCAAACGCATCTTACAG AACATGGACCAATGGACGATGAGGCAGTCGtccctggagctgcagctgatgatcAAGCAGAGCACAAACAAT GAGCTCTACTCACTCTTGGAGAACATTGCCAAGGCAACCATCGAGGTGTTTCAGAAATCGGCTGAGATGAACTCCAGTAACCCCTCAGGCAACGGAGCAGCAGTCCAAGGCGGCTCCGCatccaacaacagcagcaccacaaGCAAGATGAAGCCGATTTTAAG CTCATCAGAGCGGTCAGGTGTTTGGCTGGTGGCACCGTTGATAGCCAAGCTGCCCACCTCAGTTCAGGGCCATGTTCTGAAGGCAgctggagaggagctggagaaaggACAGCACCTGGGCTCCTCCTCACGCaaggagagggacagacagaaacagaaaag TATGTCTCTGCTAAGCCAGCAGCCTTTCCTGTCTCTGGTGCTGACCTGCTTGAAGGGGCAGGATGAGCAGAGGGAAGGTCTTCTCACCTCACTCTACAGCCAAGTGCAGCAGATTGTCACCAACTGGAGAGAAGACCAGTACCAGGACGACTGCAAGGCGAAGCAGATGATGCACGAGGCTCTGAAACTGCGCCTGAATCTT GTGGGCGGTATGTTTGACACGGTGCAGCGCAGCACCCAGCAGACAACCGAGTGGGCAGTACTTCTCCTTGACATCATCAGCAGCGGCACGGTGGACATGCAGTCCAACAA TGAGCTCTTCACTACCGTGCTGGACATGTTGAGTGTGCTGATTAATGGCACACTGGCTGCTGATATGTCCAGTATCTCTCAGGGCAGCATGGAGGAGAATAAGAGAGCCTACATGAACCTGGTCAAGAAGCTCAGG AAAGAACTTGGAGATCGGCAGTCGGAGAGTTTGGAAAAAGTTCgccagctgctgccgctgcccaAGCAAACCCGTGATGTCATTACCTGTGAACCTCAGGGGTCGCTCATAGACACGAAGGGTAACAAGATCGCCGGCTTTGAGAAGGAG GGCCTTCAAGTTTCGACCAAACAGAAGATCTCTCCTTGGGATGTCTTTGAGGGTCTCAAACACTCAGCCCCTCTCTCCTGGGGCTGGTTTGGTACAGTGCGCGTGGACCGCAAGGTCACCAAATTTGAGGAGCAGCAGCGCTTCCTGCTCTACCACACCCACCTGAAGCCCAAACCTCGCAGTTATTACCTGGAGCCGCTCCCCCTGCCCCCCGAAGAGGAGGAGCCCCTGACGCCTGTCTCCCAGGAACCCGAGAAGAAGATGATGGAGGCAGTGAAGCCAGAGAAGAATGTGCCTGCGGTGCCCACTGACTCCAACAAGAAGAAAtccaacaagaagaagaaaactgctGCTCCGAAGACTGAG GACTATGGGAACCGCACACAAGGTGGTGTGAGCTACGGGACTAACATGGCGCCTGAGCTGATGCAGAACCACCCGTATGGCAGGCTGCAGTACAGTCAGCAGGCCATGAGCATGTACACACAGAACCAGCCTCTACCTCCAG GAGGTCCCGGTTTAGAACCTCCCTACAGACCCGCCCGCAACCCACAGATGAACAAAATGCCTGCTCGGGCCAGCTACCCAGGCATGATGCCCAGTATGCAGGGGAGCATGCCCGGCATGATGGGAATGGACAAGCAATACCAAATGGGTTATAAGCCCCAGAATAGCATGCAGCAGAGCCAGATACTGCGCCACCAGCTACAGGTCAGACTG AATCAGAGCATGATAGGGCAACAGATGAGACAGATAACACCCAACCAACCGTACACTCCAATGCAGGCATCTCAG AACATATCTCAAGGCTATACCACCTATGGATCACACATGGGGATGCAGCAGCATCCGCCCCAAGGTGGTGGTATAGTCCCGTCCTCATATGGGAACCAAAACTTCCAGGGCGCCCATCCTGGAGCCAACCCGGCTGTGGTGGATCCTCTCAGGCAAATGCAGCAGAGGCCCAGTGGCTATGTTCACCAGCAGGCTCCCGGCTACGCACACAGTATGCAGAATGCACAGAG GTTTGCCCACCAGCCCCTCCAACAAAATCCCATCATGCACGGTCTCGGCCACATGGGAGGCCAGGGCGTCCATCTGGGCTTGAGGCCCAATCAGATGCTggcagaacaacaacagcaacagcagcaacagcagcaacaagcagcacagcaacagcagcagtacCTCAGACAACAAGCACTCAGA caacaggcCCAACAagttcaacagcagcagcagcaacaacaacaacaacaagtacaacaacaacagcagcagcagcagcaacaacaacaacaacagcagcagcagcagcagcagcagcaggtccagcCACAGCAGGTTCCTCCTCAACAACAagttccacaacaacaacagcagcagcagcagcaggtgccAGCAGTGCAGCCGCCAGGCCAGGCACAGAACCAGGGCCTGGGTATGCAGCCACTGCCCCCGCAGCAG TTCCCACGGCAGGGGATGCAGCAgactcaacagcagcagcagactgcagCTCTGGTCAGGCAGCTGCAACAGCAACTTTCAA ataCACAACCAGGACAAGGCACCAATTCATACTACTGA